CAAGATGATTATTTGGATGAGCTGTTTAAGGGGCTGACTTCTTGCCTGGCAAGAAGCCccccactgatttttttttttccttcgttTAAAGCTGGTTTCTAACCGTGGCTTCTCTCTACAGGGAAGGTGACCCTCTACTACCAGCAAGGCTGCACCTCCGCGATGAACTGCGGCCGGGCACGGGCAGCCGATGTCGAATCCCGCCTGACATCCCACTACTCCTGCTGCGAGACCGACCTCTGCAATGAGGAGTGGGATGAGGACCCCACAGATTAGCCCTCGGTGGGGTCAGGATGAGGTCTACCAGCCCTTTCGATGCTCCGAGCCCTCGATTTCATCCTGAGCAAATATTGCCCTAAATTGGGACGGTTGGACGCGGTCTGTCTGCCCGCAGGGCTTCCCGGCGTGTCTGGCCTGATTCTGTTTCAGCTCTAGCAATAAACCTGCGGGCCTATAATTGGCAGCCGAATTTGGCTCGTGTGcatgttttccttctccagacACTCCTACTAACAGCCCTTCAGCCTCAGCATTCCTGGTGGTCCCGAACATAATCCTGGCACTAAAACCCCAAGGGCAGGCCAAGGTGCTTTCCCCTGCTTGCATCCCATTTCTCCTAGCTGGGAATTTCCCTTTGAAGCTTTATCTAGCACTGACTTTTGCAAACAAGAGCATCAGGGAGCTGCTGGATGCCGAGAGGAATAGAGGACATGTACACCTGATAGACACAGGTATTTATTTCACCCTGAATTCCTTCATTTGCCAAGAGATGTTGAGTCATCCACCTAATACAGACAGGTAAAAGGACTTCAGGAGGCACCAAAATCCTGCTGTTGACTTCAGATAAAATCTGAAGGGGTGGCTGGAGCTGTTGTGGACACTTGCAGTCCCTGAGAACAGCCAAAGGCCCTGAAGAAGAGAGGATAATGCATGATGGgcagtattaaaataaatgggtttctttttttagccTTATCCCCACCTCTGACAGCAAAAATATTATGGTGGGAGGAGAAAACATAATTATAGTGTGGAGTTCGTGTAACAGTGGAGATCCAGCTGTTATCACTGCTCTAGAAAAATAGGTATTTgggacattttatttcttcttacagCACAAGGGAGAGGCAAAAAGGGCAAAGTTTTTGTCTGATGCATTGGTAACTGGGAATCTCAATGTTGTGAGCAGTCATTTAGCTAAGTAGtagatcatttaaaaaaaaaatggggataAAATCATGGCCACTGCATTGggcagcagagggaaagaaTGTTCCTTGTGATTATTACCCCCTTGAGGAGTTTGTTTTGTAGCTGCCTGCAGAAATTTCGTGGTGGCTTGGTGTTATAGGGTCTTTTTCCTTGGGTGGATACAGGTATCCTGCTTCTGGAGCCAGTTTCAACTTCCAATCTGTTCCTGGAGTGAGAAGTTTGGAGGAAAATCCTTCCAGCCTTGGGACTGAGAGCAAGTCTCTGTCCATCCAGCTTTGTTGCTGGCTCCAGTTTTGGGGTGAGAAGGGGCAACTCCATTGCAGGGCAGTGATTGCACGCATGTCCTACCTGCAAGCATGGGCATGAGAGCTTCAATGTGCTTGGACCCACCTAATATAGGATGAAACGTCAGGATGCTCATTTTGGTTTGGTACCAAAAAGACCTGCAAGAAAACATGATATCAGGATTGAACTTTCCTTCCCTTACTTGAACCCTGCTGTTTGGGATGCCCAAACCTCTCTTTACCCTAAGCAAGCCACCCATGGAGGGTGGAGGTGTCCTGCAGGAGAtgtttctgccctttttttgcagtttttttgcAGGGTGCTGCCCCAGATATGAGCTTGAATCATTCAATGTCAGGAAGAGATGAAAGATCTCACTCCTCCTTGGTTCCTCACATCTCTGGGCATCGGAGAGGGTTAAATAGGGTGCAGAGACCCTCTGGACAGGGTTTGGGTTTGGAgacaggtggagggaggtgctGGAAATGTGATCCTGGCTCTGGGCAGGGAAAAACGCTTTGGCACGGggggggagagcagagctggggaggaggaggagggaagaagagcGGTGGGTGCCCAGGATAGCTGCAaatgggggaggggaaggaatgGTAAGTGAGACGGGGGATGACAGGGGACAAACGGGGAGACTGAGGGCTGGAAaggggcaggagctgagagGCGTTGAAATCTCCGTGGTGTCCAGGGCTTGGGCTGGTTTCCTCCATCGCAGTGGCCAGCAGTGGTCCCACGCTGCCTCCTGCTGtgcccctgggtgctgggacccCTTGGGATCCCTGCTAACACCTTCCAGATGCAAAAGGCTGGGAGATTTGGGAGGACACCCCTTTCCTACACCTCTGTTGCGAGGTACGTGGGGGCTCAGATGGGATTTGGGCACAGGGAGGGCAGTGGGatgtttgtctgtctgtctgcttttCCTGTTCCCAACAGgctgctcatttttttccatcaaggTGTCtcactatttttccttttttcttctcttcctcttttctcctcctttcctacTTTTGCAGCTCCAGAGTGTGGATTGCTCAGCAGCTCATGGGCCACCACCTCTTCCTTTCCATAGatttaagatgaaaaatatatacgtggcacaggaaaaaaatatcaatacaGTTGTTTGTTTATAGATCAGCAGAAATGCTAGctggaagagaaagcaagttCCAGCCCATAGGGAGTGATGTGGGTatgaataaaaatcaatatatatGAGAATTAGAAGAACACTTACTGAGGTGGAAATCCCTTTCCCTTAGGGAACTGCACACATAACTTggtatttattgcatttatagggatgtatgtgtgtacatatatatatgcacccatatatatatatatacaagcTTGtgtgaatatatacatataaatatatatgtattctgCCGTTCTCCTGAGTCATTTGTTGTGTGTTATTTCTGTTCACAAACTAACGTGGGTCATAGCAAGCATAGGTatgtagattttattttccaacaaGAAGTGGGATTCCTTACCAAAAGTCCAAGAAAGCCCAGCACAGAGTTTAAACCAACCTGAAAAAGTGCATTTCTAGTTCCAAATGAGCAAGTCTGGAATAGAGTAAATGAAAACTTTGGCTCCTGCTTTGCAGCTGTCACCCAATGCTGGGATATGCATTCACCATAAAAACTTTaacattgcaaaaaaaatcaagtggaGGCTGGATGCCTCTCATCAGGGGTTTTCCCCAACTGTAAAGGCATCAGGATGAACTCCATCCCTGTTATAAATCAGAAACCCTTTGCAGAACCCTGGCATCAGGGCAAGATTTATTTTACCAATGCAATGTCTGGGGTTGGGGTTCGTTTCCCCCTGGCTCCACACATCTCCAAGGGAAGAATCTCAGCTTGGAGATGTCAGCTCAGCTGGCCTGCCTTGGTCATGAGCTGGCTTGTATGGATAGGATCACTTGACCTGTTTTCGTGTCCTCATTAGGAAAAGATGAATCACCCCCCAGAAGTGCCTacttctctgtgtttttgttaATGTGAACCCAAATAACAAGATTTTATTAACCTTTTACCTCCCTTCTCCCTAACAAGAGCTTTGGTGAGCTGCTTGTGTGGAGACAGCCATAATATGGACAATCCCCAACCTGCAAACCCACCCAGGAAAGGCCATATATAATCATTCCCCATTAATGTAAGGCTTTGAAAGTTTAACATGGGATTCCTAGAAGgcaaaaaaactgtttttgagACGCAGGATCCCCCCATCCAGTGCATAATCTTTATGGATTTAGGAAACTTATTGCCAGATTTTGATACAGACTTTGTATCTCTGTATTCCCTTTCTCCTGTTGCTTTTTATGGCCCCTGTTGAGCCCTGGAGCTCAACCAAGTCATCTGAAGCACTAGAGGGTGAAATGGGGCTCTAACAAGAGCTCAGATGGTTAGCTGGATCGGGGCCTAGAGCAGCTGCTAAACACCCACCTCGGGACTCGGATCTTGCATTTTGCACTGGCTCGGCCAGAAGGCAAAGAGATCTGACGTCAGCATCTGTGTCCTGAACAGTTTCCCTTttcctggagggaaaaaaaaaaaaaaaaacacaacaaaaaacacacacaaggaGCTTAGATGCAATGTTTTTTGGAGGAGCAGAGAGCCGGGCTGtcttcttgctgtgtttttttttcctacctctaCGTTGTGCCCTAAAGCTGAGGTCTTCATTACCGGTTTAAAGAAACCGAACACTGCAGAAGTGACCTCGGGCGGCGGGCTTGTTCCAGGAAAAGGAACGCCCACACAGGGCCGGGTGCCAAGCATTCATGCTCTGCGTCCAACCCCGCTGAAATCAGTCTTTGCCCGCAGGAGAGAGGCCATGGCGGCGATGTTCCTGCCCGGCAATCTCCAGGACGAAGCCACTTGCTCCGTCTGCCTGGAGTTCTTCAAAGACCCCGTGTCCATTGAGTGCGGGCACAACTTCTGCCGGGCGTGCATCATCAAGAGCTGGAAGGACCTGGAGATGGACTTCCCCTGCCCGCAGTGCAGGGAGGTTTTCCAGCAGAAGAGCTTCAGGCCCAACCGGCAGCTGGCAAACATGGCCGAGATCATCAGCCAGTTCGCCCTCCGCGGGGCCAAGGGGGCCGAGGAGGACGGGCTGTGCGTGAAGCACAGGGAAGCCCTGAAGCTCTACTGCAAGGACGACCGCAGGACCATCTGCGTGGTGTGCGACAGGTCCCGGGAGCACCGGCCTCACGCCGTGGTGCCCGTCGACGAGGCGTCCGAGGAGTACAAGGTAGTTGTCTTGGCTGTTTGTCTGCCCACCCtcctggtgtccgtgtggtccTTTCCACCTCCGTCTCACTGTTTGTCCTCACTCGAGGCCCTGAGATGCCACCTGGACGGGGTCTCCCCAACCTCGGTGCAGGGAAATGTTGAACCCTGCGAGGAGCCGGGTGCTGCTTTCTCCCTCAAATTCCAAGAACTTGGAAAATCCCCCTCTTGTCTAGATAACCCAAACCTCTCGTGCATTACTGCTCtgcagaagggagagggcagagTGGTGGAAAAACTGCTCCTGTGAAAGCTCCAGGCTTGAGCCATGCTGCCGACAGCCCCCGCGGGCACCCACCTCATTGGCAGAGCAAACACCCACGTCTATTTTGGGTGCAGGCAGGTAGCCAAAGACATTGCCTGAAAGCAAGGTTGAGTTCGTGTCAGGAGCAAAGCTTGCCGAGGTGTGGACGCAGCATGAAAGCAGCCCACGTACCCTCCCTTTGCATCCTCCGTCTCCCCTCGGAGGTTTCTTTGTGCTCGCTGCAAGCACGCGAGCTTGTGGCTGCCACCGAGGGCTGCGAACATGGGTGCCCAGCTGCACGTGGGCAGAGCTGAGCTAGCAAATTCCCCCAgtgaaaggtttttgtttgtttttttttccttgcaatcCTGTTTGCATTTGCATGGCTGGAAGAACAAATTGTGCGCAGGCAGAATAagatagtaaaaaataaataaataaaaaatagcagtaataaggaaaagcaacaaaatggtAATATCTTCGTGCTTTGTTTCCTAGGAGAAAATCCAGGGCCGCTTAGATTTCCTGAAAAAGGAGAGGCAAGAGCTGCTGGAATTTAAAGTGAACGATGATAAGAAAACGCAGGAGCTTTTGGTGCGTGCAGTGCAATGCTCCAGGGTCGTGGGGATGAGGGTCTGGGTTGGGATGCTTGGAGGGGGCTAGGGTATGTTGAACACTCCCGTCCTGTACAGCCTTGTCTGTGCTTTCAGAGAGTGCATTCATTGGGGTAAATCCTTCCCATTTGCCCCTGGGTTTTGTCTCAGAGGGGATTTGGTCTACTTCGGATGACGATCCAAGCAGGACCTGGGATTTTGACAGAGCTCCCAAGCAGGAGATGATGGGGAGGCAGGGACTGGGGTTTATCTGACAATGTAGATGCCCCCAGAGAGGGAAAAATCTGGATGTGATCAGGTTTTCCTACACAACCCCTTCTCCCAATTTGGGCTgtgggagcagcaggtgatgacAGGGACTGGGGAAACCTCTTGGGCACCATCAACACTTGGAGAGTGTTGCTTGAGTCGCTACCACcccaggagagaaaaggaaagccCAACTGTTCaatgcagaagggaaaaaacacctGATATCTTCCATGGTGGTGAGACACCTGCCccaggtgtggttttttttttaactcagtgctgaacaaaaatcatttcataTGGAGCAGGGAGATGAAGAGATACAATAAGGTCTTGCACTAGCTGAATGCTGTTGACTTCAAGCCTCCATCACTCAGCAATGTGATGTCACATGGGAAAAAACAAGCCAccctttttctaatttttttttttttttttgtgatttttcacTCCCAGAAAACCATTGAGAACGAGCGGCAGAAGCTGCTGGTGGAGTTCGAGGGGCTACGGCAGTTCCTGCACGACCAGGAGCACATCCTCTTGGGGCAGCTGGAGAAGATGGAGAAGAGCATTGCCAAAAGGCAGAACGAGAACATCTCTGACCTCTCCAAGGAGATCACGCTCCTCAACAAGCTCATCacagagctggaggagaaaatcCAGCAGCCCATGCTCGAGTTCCTCAAGGTGAGGTGTTTGCAATGAAATGAGCATTCAAGTTTGAGTCTTGACATCCCTATcacctttattttaatgtgttattGGAGCCTGTAGAGGTGGTTTGAGGATATTTGTCCTTTTTAAGGGCTTTTCTTTTGCACCTTTAATGAACAGATAGTGCATGGCAGTGTCTGAGTGCCCCAGGCTCTgttaaaataacagaacaaCTATCTTTGGCTGAGAAACATCCTGAAAAAGAGGTgtgcttttcatatttaataacCTTGGATAAATCTTCCTGCCGTAAATTTCTCTGGACCTTTCTATCACCCATAAATTCCTGTTCTGAGCCATGTCAAACCTGAATTAGACCTTGCATGACCAGCCACCACAGTGGTACTGCCTGGATCCTTACACCTTTTGCAAATCCTGGCTTTGATGGGTTTTCAAGGCACAAGGTTTTGTGGCTTGCCAAGTTACAGACGTCCGCTCCTCTAGCTTAACGGAACTGGCGAGGGCTCAGGATGGAGTCTGTGGGGAGGCACGTGGAGCCCAGCAGGACACAAATCCTCACCAATTATCACAGCGGAGCCCTGGCTGCAAAAGGTTGGCTGGGACCTGAAAACAGAGAGGGGGTTTTCTGGTCAAAATGAGCGATTACAAACCTGGAAGGCATGAAGAAGAGAGCAGATGGAGTCCAGGCTTGGGTTGCATTGCAAAGAAGCTACCCCAGCCTTCTGTGTTACCCAAATTCTCCTTTCCCATTGATGTGGGATTCGAAAATCTAATCCAAACtgcccaccccaaaaccaggcaGCCCAGTTCCTCACCAAATGGCAAAAGGTTAATGGGCGTCCTTTTAATTGCTCATGACTTTAATTAGAGTAGGTATATGGTGCGCACACAGATCTGCTTGCTGAGATGATACTTGCTGTgcaagatttctttcttttaaatcaaaaccagaTTTTCAAGCTCTGCTCTTTCAACCAAATCAATTGTCCCCTTTTGCTCCTCTATTTAAATTCAGCTGCGTGCCATATGGttgcttaaatttatttttctgtattaaacaGCCTTTGTCAGAGTGGGACAGAGAGCGACCCATCCGACTCCCAAAtattttggggtgaaattcCCCCAGTGGGGTTAAATTCCCCTCCAAGCACACGGGGTTAAACTCCCTCCCAGGCAGCATTGAGAGCActgtaaatatttgcagagCTTAAGCAGGGTGATGGCTCCAGTACTTGGCCATGGGTGAGAAATTTCACATGGTCTTTGCTCAGCCCCCACCAATGCACATGAAAACAATCCTATAACAATaggtgattttttatttttttcctaaaaggtCACATTGGAAATCCTCAGCCATCCCAAGAGTCCTTTCCCATTCCCTCATTATGGCTTTCTGTTGCCTTGGGAGTGGGTCTGATGTGCTTTCCGTggtttatgcctttttttttacattatttcaaAGCGATCAGAAGGGGCAAATAAATAGGGCTGAGCACAGTTTTCATCCCTGTGAATTTTCTCCAAGCAGCAACTAGGTAGTAAGGGTATTTCAACCTATAATTTGCCTCCATAATTAACCCTTCCCGAGGGCAAATAATTTCACCCCATGGAGATATCTGTCCCAGGATGGGACAAATCAACCCTTGGAGACACCCTAAACTCTTGGTGGTGACTACATCATGGGAGACCAGGTATCTCCAGATATTAGGGAGAAATGGGTGTGCAAGATGAATGCAGACCTCCAAAGGCaaccttccaacccaaaccacatCACAACTACAGGCAAAAAGCTGGAATATTGTACATTGTACAATATTGTACAATAATGTACATTTGCAAGGCTGCTTGCTCCCCCCAGAAACAGCTGGGTCTTTAGTTGCTGCAGACATTTGGGTGGGATTTGGTGGGTCTGTGGTCCTCTGGagctgaaagcaaacatttggGACATGGATCCATGCCTGCTTGTTGCAGCCATAAGGGATGGGATGTCCTGGATAGGTTTGATGAAGGGGAATTGCTCGCACCGGGCCATATGGGACATAGCATGGGTTGCACAGGTATTTCACTCcgtctctctttttcctttctaggaTGTAATGAGCATCATAAGCAGGTATGGAGCACTGCTTCTCCCCTTCttctatgttttcttttcccctccagccctgtTTAAAGGTCACTGCTCGCAGTCCAGATGCCAGAGAGGGGCACCAGGGTAGACCTGGATAAAGCTCTGGGTCCAGCTTTTTGGAAAAGAGCATTATCACAAATTCTTTTCCTAGCAGAAAGCTTCTTCAAATGTCAAATGAGACCAGAACCCTTGAAGTGATTTATTTCTGATCCATAATTCACCCCAGGGCAATGGTTTGGGCACTGCTTAAGCCCTAAAAGCTGTAGTAGGAGCAGCTAGGTGGGGGTAACGTAGCACTGACACACTTTACAACCAGACAAGGGGATTTAACAGGGTGACATGCAAACCCTGGTGTCCTCAGCCTGCATGAGGTTCACCTAAATCACTCAGATTTGGGATCTGCCCCTTCTGGCAGCCAGAAATCACCTGCACGTGTgatgggagaagaggaggtgaaTGCACCAGGGCCACGCTAGACCATGATGGAAGTCATTCTCCAGACTTGCCACCAAATTATCTGCAGTTCCTCCCTTCTAACAAGATTTGGGGTGGGCATTGCACGTTGCCAGctacaaataaaagaagaaagagggggAATAGCAACgatttccttcctgctttctcttttttctttgcagaagtgACGATGTGAAGAGCCACAAGCCTGTACCTGTGTGCACAGATATGAAAATGCACGTCTGCAATTTCTCTCTCAAGACCGTCGTCCTTGAGAAAGTCTTAAAGAAATTCAAAGGTACGTGGAAACGAAACCGGGGGGGTTTTAAATAGGCCTGGCCTTTAGCAGAAAGGGCTGAGGagtgctggggatgctgcagatGTCTTGAGGCGCCTTAGCACATGCCTGGCCAGTGGTACCAAAATAGGAGAATAAATtatgttggaagggacttctggagatGTGAAAGGACAGAAGAGACGCCAGGGTCACAAGTGAAGAAGATAAAGGGTTTATTtcaaagaggaacaaaaagatGAACCTGAGCACATCCATTTTAGGACAAACAGCCCACGTTTTGCAGCTCCAATAGCCAGGCTTTGCATTTAAAACCCAACCCCTTGCAGCAGCGCAGCAAAGCCACGAGATGGTGCTGAGGGATTTGGAAAGAAACCGAAGGGCAGGAGAACCAGAAAGAG
The DNA window shown above is from Anser cygnoides isolate HZ-2024a breed goose chromosome 35, Taihu_goose_T2T_genome, whole genome shotgun sequence and carries:
- the LOC106049931 gene encoding E3 ubiquitin-protein ligase TRIM7-like isoform X3 — its product is MAAMFLPGNLQDEATCSVCLEFFKDPVSIECGHNFCRACIIKSWKDLEMDFPCPQCREVFQQKSFRPNRQLANMAEIISQFALRGAKGAEEDGLCVKHREALKLYCKDDRRTICVVCDRSREHRPHAVVPVDEASEEYKEKIQGRLDFLKKERQELLEFKVNDDKKTQELLKTIENERQKLLVEFEGLRQFLHDQEHILLGQLEKMEKSIAKRQNENISDLSKEITLLNKLITELEEKIQQPMLEFLKDVMSIISRSDDVKSHKPVPVCTDMKMHVCNFSLKTVVLEKVLKKFKENLRDELGRGEKEDLTLDPESANHLLILSADLKSVRMGCRKQELPDNPKRFDTNSRVLASTGFKSGRHYWEVEVGASDGWAFGVAKESVRRKGLTQFSPEEGIWAVQQNGGRYWAVTSPQRTPLCLSQKLNKVRVYLDYEGEEVSFYNADNMQHIFTFNVAFQEKVFPLFSVCSTVTYIKLCP
- the LOC106049931 gene encoding E3 ubiquitin-protein ligase TRIM7-like isoform X1, yielding MQKAGRFGRTPLSYTSVARREAMAAMFLPGNLQDEATCSVCLEFFKDPVSIECGHNFCRACIIKSWKDLEMDFPCPQCREVFQQKSFRPNRQLANMAEIISQFALRGAKGAEEDGLCVKHREALKLYCKDDRRTICVVCDRSREHRPHAVVPVDEASEEYKEKIQGRLDFLKKERQELLEFKVNDDKKTQELLKTIENERQKLLVEFEGLRQFLHDQEHILLGQLEKMEKSIAKRQNENISDLSKEITLLNKLITELEEKIQQPMLEFLKDVMSIISRSDDVKSHKPVPVCTDMKMHVCNFSLKTVVLEKVLKKFKENLRDELGRGEKEDLTLDPESANHLLILSADLKSVRMGCRKQELPDNPKRFDTNSRVLASTGFKSGRHYWEVEVGASDGWAFGVAKESVRRKGLTQFSPEEGIWAVQQNGGRYWAVTSPQRTPLCLSQKLNKVRVYLDYEGEEVSFYNADNMQHIFTFNVAFQEKVFPLFSVCSTVTYIKLCP
- the LOC106049931 gene encoding E3 ubiquitin-protein ligase TRIM7-like isoform X4; amino-acid sequence: MQKAGRFGRTPLSYTSVARREAMAAMFLPGNLQDEATCSVCLEFFKDPVSIECGHNFCRACIIKSWKDLEMDFPCPQCREVFQQKSFRPNRQLANMAEIISQFALRGAKGAEEDGLCVKHREALKLYCKDDRRTICVVCDRSREHRPHAVVPVDEASEEYKEKIQGRLDFLKKERQELLEFKVNDDKKTQELLKTIENERQKLLVEFEGLRQFLHDQEHILLGQLEKMEKSIAKRQNENISDLSKEITLLNKLITELEEKIQQPMLEFLKDVMSIISRSDDVKSHKPVPVCTDMKMHVCNFSLKTVVLEKVLKKFKENLRDELGRGEKDPACSVQESKADFSS
- the LOC106049931 gene encoding E3 ubiquitin-protein ligase TRIM7-like isoform X2, yielding MGEGKEWREAMAAMFLPGNLQDEATCSVCLEFFKDPVSIECGHNFCRACIIKSWKDLEMDFPCPQCREVFQQKSFRPNRQLANMAEIISQFALRGAKGAEEDGLCVKHREALKLYCKDDRRTICVVCDRSREHRPHAVVPVDEASEEYKEKIQGRLDFLKKERQELLEFKVNDDKKTQELLKTIENERQKLLVEFEGLRQFLHDQEHILLGQLEKMEKSIAKRQNENISDLSKEITLLNKLITELEEKIQQPMLEFLKDVMSIISRSDDVKSHKPVPVCTDMKMHVCNFSLKTVVLEKVLKKFKENLRDELGRGEKEDLTLDPESANHLLILSADLKSVRMGCRKQELPDNPKRFDTNSRVLASTGFKSGRHYWEVEVGASDGWAFGVAKESVRRKGLTQFSPEEGIWAVQQNGGRYWAVTSPQRTPLCLSQKLNKVRVYLDYEGEEVSFYNADNMQHIFTFNVAFQEKVFPLFSVCSTVTYIKLCP